A single region of the Aquarana catesbeiana isolate 2022-GZ linkage group LG07, ASM4218655v1, whole genome shotgun sequence genome encodes:
- the LOC141103931 gene encoding uncharacterized protein — protein sequence MSGLRFRPGSVFFLLQMFGVLMGGAMEEPCKCFVVEKEYDWSLLMSDHCCVNLSLSVDTLEWNIFTLLPGLRVLDLSSSGILEITDAVQGRNRTNIEFLYLNNNHLKDLPNGFLSNAPNLKVLHIEHNKLRRLPDNFLKVSDQIEEIHLNFNDLNSLPGDLLKPSLTKLNFLNNSLDCTCVLYDQLEPKLRDNHTSSLLDGVICVTPNEVSGLQIVEVERGRLCRSHSLTIALICIPLVALVLFLCWYCCCRKHKGNYTSAGRECNLVTVDRNGASNVGGEYHHYELQQSFQNKRREAEPSQFKDPILLKPSAALLGSSRDLYEEVEIKLGTSADSLVKGEGQVGQEGPGLTLAVEEEEEEVDLKTELEVDTVSVTEVMKDSTDREKLYLNQSTDYYSLVPGIELEDSDHCEYESVDLT from the exons ATGTCCG GTCTTCGGTTCAGACCCGGCTCGGTGTTCTTTCTGCTGCAGATGTTCGGGGTGCTGATGGGCGGAGCAATGGAGGAACCCTGTAAATGTTTCGTAGTGGAGAAGGAGTACGATTGGTCGCTGCTCATGTCTGATCACTGCTGTGTGAACCTCAGTCTCAGCGTTGACACCCTGGAATGGAATATATTCACCTTACTGCCCGGTCTTCGGGTCCTGGACCTCTCCAGCTCTGGAATTTTGGAAATTACGGACGCTGTCCAGGGGAGGAACCGCACAAACATTGAGTTTCTGTATTTAAATAACAATCACTTGAAGGATCTCCCTAATGGGTTCCTGAGCAATGCTCCCAACCTGAAGGTCCTCCATATTGAGCACAACAAGTTGAGAAGGCTTCCTGACAACTTCTTGAAGGTCTCGGACCAAATTGAGGAGATACACCTGAACTTCAATGACCTGAATTCCCTTCCCGGTGATCTTCTCAAACCTTCCCTCACCAAACTCAACTTTCTCAACAACAGCCTGGACTGCACATGCGTCCTCTACGACCAGTTGGAGCCCAAACTCCGGGACAACCACACAAGTTCATTGCTGGACGGGGTGATCTGCGTCACTCCAAATGAGGTCAGCGGCTTACAAATTGTGGAGGTGGAAAGGGGGAGACTTTGCAGGTCCCACAGTTTGACCATAGCTCTTATCTGTATCCCGCTGGTGGCGCTGGTCCTCTTCCTCTGTTGGTATTGCTGCTGCCGCAAACATAAGGGGAATTACACCAGTGCTGGTCGAGAGTGCAATCTGGTCACTGTGGATCGCAATGGTGCCAGCAACGTCGGGGGAGAATATCACCATTATGAACTGCAACAAAGCTTCCAAAATAAGCGAAGGGAAGCAGAACCCAGTCAGTTCAAGGACCCCATTCTACTGAAACCTTCAGCTGCTCTCCTTGGGAGCAGCAGAGACCTCTACGAGGAGGTGGAGATCAAACTGGGAACCTCTGCGGACTCTTTAGTGAAGGGCGAAGGACAGGTTGGCCAGGAAGGTCCGGGTCTGACCCTGGCggtggaagaagaggaagaagaggtggattTGAAGACTGAGTTAGAGGTAGACACGGTGAGCGTAACAGAGGTCATGAAGGACTCAACAGACCGAGAAAAGCTTTACCTCAATCAGTCTACAGACTATTACAGCTTAGTTCCTGGCATTGAGCTGGAAGACTCAGACCATTGTGAATATGAGAGTGTAGACCTCACCTAG